One part of the Trypanosoma brucei brucei TREU927 chromosome 4, complete sequence genome encodes these proteins:
- a CDS encoding ankyrin, putative, protein MEAAFDAIDRQDHGTLRRTLSCGNVNTTNSDGYTPLYYACMKKGVGVSTVKEILQLGAQTDLKGSDLETPLYIACFNGKRDVAQLLLERGANPNVVNGGGGETVLHLASRIGDAALIEIILAKGGDINARNSRKETPLFVAAKAGFHEVVYRLLRADAKTEVCDIDGKSPLYIASERNMKHVVILLKSEAKDLNIAKAAADDILRSIPAPLKTTEEIRDEAALEGSGVWKIKHEVMAKEVKKEMKPLDIIEIVVPHPRGDVRDLLGGAGSRGPCLSLEEVGYDAPPVVPPSLRNLPPVKPQRIGGTMMRIGTSIDTMGVEPVRIDTVPGDTMEFSLRRD, encoded by the coding sequence ATGGAAGCCGCCTTTGATGCAATTGACCGCCAGGACCATGGTACACTGCGTCGCACCTTGTCGTGTGGCAACGTAAATACTACGAACTCCGACGGATACACGCCACTCTACTACGCATGCATGAAGAAGGGGGTAGGTGTTAGCACCGTCAAGGAGATTCTGCAGCTGGGGGCGCAAACAGATTTAAAGGGTTCAGATCTTGAAACCCCGCTGTACATAGCGTGCTTTAACGGAAAGAGGGATGTTGCGCAGCTGCTGCTGGAAAGGGGTGCGAATCCTAATGTGGTAAATGGCGGCGGCGGAGAGACTGTCCTGCATTTGGCTTCCCGCATCGGTGACGCTGCTCTCATTGAGATCATATTAGCAAAAGGAGGTGATATTAATGCCCGTAACAGTAGGAAAGAAACTCCACTGTTCGTTGCAGCTAAAGCGGGATTTCACGAGGTCGTGTACCGCCTGCTTCGGGCGGACGCGAAGACTGAAGTTTGTGACATAGATGGGAAAAGTCCTCTCTATATTGCATCCGAAAGGAACATGAAGCACGTGGTTATTCTTCTTAAAAGCGAGGCGAAGGATCTTAATATAGCCAAAGCCGCTGCTGACGACATTCTTCGGTCGATCCCAGCACCTCTAAAAACCACGGAGGAAATTCGTGACGAGGCGGCACTGGAGGGGTCAGGTGTGTGGAAAATAAAGCATGAAGTTATGgcaaaggaagtgaagaaggagatgAAGCCTCTTGATATTATTGAAATAGTAGTACCTCATCCCAGAGGCGACGTGCGAGACCTCCTTGGTGGCGCTGGGTCCAGGGGGCCTTGCTTGTCACTCGAAGAAGTGGGATACGACGCGCCACCAGTGGTACCTCCATCTTTGAGAAACCTCCCGCCCGTGAAGCCGCAACGCATCGGTGGAACAATGATGCGGATTGGTACCAGTATAGATACCATGGGTGTGGAGCCGGTTAGGATAGATACTGTTCCCGGTGACACCATGGAATTTTCTCTACGTAGGGATTAA